The Halanaerobium praevalens DSM 2228 genome contains a region encoding:
- the dapA gene encoding 4-hydroxy-tetrahydrodipicolinate synthase: MFKGVGTALITPFKDNGEIDYQIFENLLEQQLENEIDALIVLGTTGESPTIELQEREKLTKMAVQKAAGKIPVIVGTGTNKTTKVVKLNQLAEKNGADGLLIVTPYYNKTNQRGLIDHYTYIAQRTKLPIIAYNVPSRTGVNIEPETFKKMAAAEANIVALKEASGDISQILNLIEITDSQQAIFSGNDDQVLPLMMAGGDGVISVFSNLLPGVMKEISSLILAEDYVAARKLHYKYLKLMRLIFIDVNPIPIKFAMQQLGLANNNLRRPLVNLSKADQNLILTEMKELDIL; encoded by the coding sequence ATGTTTAAAGGTGTAGGTACTGCTTTAATTACTCCATTTAAAGATAATGGGGAAATTGATTATCAGATCTTTGAAAATCTTTTAGAGCAGCAATTAGAAAATGAAATTGATGCTTTAATTGTCTTAGGTACTACTGGTGAATCACCAACAATTGAACTTCAGGAAAGAGAAAAATTAACTAAAATGGCTGTTCAAAAAGCTGCTGGTAAAATACCAGTAATTGTAGGAACTGGAACTAATAAGACTACAAAAGTTGTTAAATTAAATCAACTAGCTGAAAAAAATGGAGCAGATGGACTTTTAATTGTAACACCTTACTATAATAAAACAAACCAAAGAGGTTTAATTGATCATTATACTTATATTGCTCAAAGAACTAAATTACCAATTATAGCTTATAATGTTCCTTCGCGAACTGGAGTAAATATTGAACCAGAAACTTTTAAGAAAATGGCAGCAGCTGAAGCTAATATTGTTGCTTTAAAAGAAGCTAGTGGTGATATTAGTCAAATTTTAAATTTAATTGAAATTACAGATTCTCAACAAGCTATATTTTCTGGTAATGATGACCAAGTATTACCTTTAATGATGGCTGGAGGAGATGGAGTTATTTCTGTTTTTTCAAATTTATTACCTGGGGTAATGAAAGAGATAAGCTCTCTTATTTTGGCTGAGGATTATGTAGCAGCTAGAAAATTACATTATAAATATCTAAAGTTGATGCGCTTAATTTTTATAGATGTTAATCCAATTCCAATTAAGTTTGCTATGCAGCAGCTGGGACTTGCTAATAATAATTTGCGCCGTCCTTTAGTTAATTTAAGTAAAGCAGATCAAAATTTAATTTTAACTGAAATGAAGGAGCTTGATATTTTATGA